From a region of the Xanthomonas rydalmerensis genome:
- a CDS encoding ATP-binding cassette domain-containing protein, which yields MFELHRVTRRYGDTLALDRVDLRIAPGRTTALIGPSGAGKSSVLRLLLGLEWPDAGEVRFQGEPLRRATLLAQRRRIGYVIQEGGLFPHLSARDNAALLARTLGWARPRIEARLHELAELCRLPEALLARYPAELSGGQRQRVGLIRALLLDPPVLLLDEPLGALDPIVRHELQTQMRELFALLGKTVVLVTHDVAEAAYLGDTLVLMRGGRVVQEGSARTLLETPADPFVGQFLQAQRTLEDAR from the coding sequence ATGTTCGAACTGCATCGGGTCACCCGCCGCTACGGCGACACGCTGGCACTGGACCGGGTCGATCTGCGCATCGCCCCGGGCCGCACCACCGCGTTGATCGGCCCCAGCGGCGCCGGCAAGTCCAGCGTGCTGCGCCTGCTGCTGGGGCTGGAATGGCCGGACGCCGGCGAAGTGCGCTTCCAGGGCGAACCGCTGCGCCGCGCCACTCTGCTGGCGCAGCGCCGGCGCATCGGCTACGTGATCCAGGAAGGCGGCCTGTTCCCGCACCTGAGCGCGCGCGACAACGCCGCCTTGCTGGCGCGCACGCTGGGCTGGGCACGGCCGCGCATCGAGGCGCGCCTGCACGAGCTGGCCGAATTGTGCCGCCTGCCGGAAGCGCTGCTGGCGCGTTACCCGGCCGAGCTGTCCGGCGGCCAGCGCCAGCGCGTTGGGCTGATCCGCGCGCTGTTGCTGGACCCGCCGGTGCTGCTGCTGGACGAACCGCTGGGCGCGCTCGACCCGATCGTGCGCCACGAGCTGCAGACGCAGATGCGCGAGCTGTTCGCGCTGCTCGGCAAGACCGTGGTGCTGGTGACCCACGACGTCGCCGAGGCCGCCTACCTGGGCGATACCCTGGTGCTGATGCGCGGCGGCCGCGTGGTGCAGGAAGGCAGCGCACGCACCTTGCTGGAGACGCCGGCCGATCCGTTCGTCGGCCAGTTCCTGCAGGCGCAGCGCACCCTGGAGGATGCGCGGTGA
- a CDS encoding outer membrane protein assembly factor BamD, with the protein MIRRSVPLSAHVRFIALLLVTLVVATGCHRQKKNPEEGMPVEQLYQKAHAQMESGNWAGAESSFKRLIAQYPYGNYTEQAMIESAYAQYKAGKHDDAVSTIDRFIRTYPTQRNIAYMYYLRGLSNSNRDTVFLRRVWSLDASRRDLSTPQQAYADFNTVAERYPNSRYAADARERMIALRNVFAQHELDNALYYLRRDAWVSAASRATYLLETYPQSAYQYDAVAVLADAYTHLGNKTLAADARRVLELNDPQHPWLTGNWPKYPWMIRKLNPFAGEKSAATGQSNSQMQR; encoded by the coding sequence ATGATCCGACGCTCCGTCCCGCTGTCCGCGCACGTCCGTTTCATCGCCCTGCTGCTGGTCACGCTGGTCGTGGCGACGGGTTGCCACCGTCAGAAGAAGAACCCCGAAGAGGGGATGCCGGTGGAGCAGCTCTACCAGAAGGCGCATGCGCAGATGGAGAGCGGCAACTGGGCCGGCGCCGAGAGCAGCTTCAAGCGGCTGATCGCGCAGTACCCGTACGGCAACTACACCGAGCAGGCGATGATCGAGAGCGCCTACGCCCAGTACAAGGCCGGCAAGCACGACGACGCGGTGTCCACCATCGACCGCTTCATCCGCACCTACCCGACACAGCGCAACATCGCCTACATGTACTACCTGCGCGGGTTGTCCAACTCCAACCGCGACACGGTGTTCCTGCGCCGGGTGTGGTCGCTGGATGCCAGCCGCCGCGACCTGTCCACCCCGCAGCAGGCCTATGCCGACTTCAACACCGTCGCCGAGCGCTACCCGAACAGCCGCTACGCCGCCGATGCGCGCGAGCGCATGATCGCCCTGCGCAACGTGTTCGCCCAGCACGAGCTGGACAACGCGCTGTACTACCTGCGCCGCGACGCCTGGGTGTCGGCCGCCTCGCGCGCCACCTACCTGCTGGAGACCTACCCGCAGAGCGCGTACCAGTACGACGCAGTGGCGGTGCTGGCCGATGCCTACACCCACCTAGGCAACAAGACCCTGGCCGCCGACGCGCGCCGCGTGCTCGAGCTCAACGACCCGCAGCATCCGTGGCTGACCGGCAACTGGCCGAAGTACCCGTGGATGATCCGCAAGCTCAACCCGTTCGCTGGCGAGAAGTCCGCCGCCACCGGACAGTCCAACTCGCAGATGCAGCGCTGA
- the rluD gene encoding 23S rRNA pseudouridine(1911/1915/1917) synthase RluD, with product MPHTPPDLPEDAVSDGPRQARVPDHAAGRRFDAVLAELFPEYSRSRLAEWIKSGDALLDGAPARPRDALRGGEIASLHAVLDTQTHALPEDIPLEVLYEDDQVIVLNKPAGLVVHPGAGNPSGTLVNALLYRDPGLSALPRAGIVHRLDKDTSGAMVVARTLQAHTSLVAQLSARDVHRQYLAVVVGALVSGGTANAPIDRHPRDRLRMAVREDGRDAVTHYRLRERFRAHTALECRLETGRTHQIRVHMAHLKHPIVGDPLYGGPLKLPKGASEELIGELRGFKRQALHAETLEFKHPSSGEPVRATAAVPADLQQLMASLRADAQAAAERTRR from the coding sequence ATGCCCCATACCCCCCCGGATCTCCCCGAGGACGCCGTCAGCGACGGCCCGCGCCAGGCGCGCGTCCCCGATCATGCCGCCGGCCGCCGCTTCGACGCGGTGCTGGCCGAACTGTTCCCCGAGTACTCGCGGTCGCGCCTGGCCGAGTGGATCAAATCCGGCGACGCCCTGCTCGACGGCGCCCCGGCGCGGCCGCGCGATGCGCTGCGCGGCGGCGAGATCGCCAGCCTGCACGCGGTGCTGGACACCCAGACCCACGCCCTGCCCGAGGACATCCCGCTGGAGGTGCTGTACGAGGACGACCAGGTCATCGTGCTGAACAAGCCGGCCGGGCTGGTGGTGCATCCGGGCGCCGGCAACCCCAGCGGCACCCTGGTCAACGCCTTGCTGTACCGCGATCCGGGGCTGTCGGCGCTGCCGCGCGCCGGCATCGTGCACCGCCTGGACAAGGACACCAGCGGCGCCATGGTGGTGGCGCGGACCCTGCAGGCGCACACCTCGCTGGTGGCGCAGCTGTCCGCACGCGATGTGCACCGGCAATACCTGGCGGTGGTGGTCGGGGCGCTGGTCTCCGGCGGCACCGCCAACGCGCCGATCGACCGCCATCCGCGCGACCGCCTGCGCATGGCGGTGCGCGAGGACGGCCGCGACGCGGTCACCCACTACCGGCTGCGCGAGCGCTTCCGTGCCCACACGGCCCTGGAATGCCGCCTGGAGACCGGCCGTACCCACCAGATCCGCGTGCACATGGCGCACCTGAAGCACCCCATCGTCGGCGACCCGCTGTACGGCGGCCCGTTGAAGCTGCCCAAGGGCGCCAGCGAGGAGCTGATCGGCGAGCTGCGCGGCTTCAAGCGCCAGGCACTGCATGCCGAGACCCTGGAGTTCAAGCATCCGTCGAGCGGCGAGCCGGTGCGCGCCACCGCGGCGGTGCCGGCCGACCTGCAGCAGTTGATGGCCTCCTTGCGTGCGGATGCGCAGGCGGCCGCCGAGCGGACGCGGCGCTGA
- the pgeF gene encoding peptidoglycan editing factor PgeF, whose translation MTDFALHADWPAPPRVRALTTLRHGAGASRPPFDHFNLGNRSAADGDDPATVQRNRDELADRLTLPTPPHWLRQVHGVQVLRFDGPPHGTGIDAEPTADAAVTAEAGVVLAILTADCLPVVFAARDGSEVGAAHAGWQGLAGGVLEATVAALRTPAAHLQAWLGPAAGPQHYEIGSEVREAFLRHDPAAAAAAFVDTRPGHWRVDLYALARQRLVAAGMAPEQIHGGGLCTIADAQRFYSYRRDRRSGRMATLAWIAP comes from the coding sequence ATGACCGACTTCGCCCTGCACGCCGACTGGCCGGCCCCGCCGCGCGTACGCGCCCTGACCACGCTGCGCCACGGCGCCGGCGCCTCGCGGCCGCCGTTCGACCATTTCAATCTTGGCAACCGCAGCGCCGCCGACGGCGACGACCCGGCCACGGTGCAGCGCAACCGCGACGAGCTGGCGGATCGGCTGACGCTGCCGACGCCGCCGCATTGGCTGCGCCAGGTGCACGGCGTGCAGGTGCTGCGCTTCGACGGGCCGCCGCATGGTACCGGCATCGACGCCGAGCCGACCGCCGATGCCGCAGTCACCGCCGAAGCGGGCGTGGTGCTGGCGATCCTGACCGCCGACTGCCTGCCGGTGGTGTTCGCCGCGCGCGATGGCAGCGAGGTCGGTGCCGCGCACGCCGGCTGGCAGGGGCTGGCCGGCGGCGTGCTGGAGGCCACCGTGGCCGCGCTGCGCACGCCGGCTGCACACCTGCAGGCCTGGCTGGGCCCGGCGGCCGGACCGCAGCATTACGAGATCGGCAGCGAGGTGCGCGAGGCGTTCCTGCGCCACGATCCGGCCGCCGCCGCCGCCGCGTTCGTGGACACCCGGCCCGGACACTGGCGGGTGGACCTGTACGCGCTGGCGCGGCAGCGCCTGGTCGCGGCCGGCATGGCGCCGGAGCAGATCCACGGCGGCGGCCTGTGCACCATCGCCGATGCGCAGCGCTTCTACTCCTATCGGCGCGACCGCCGCAGCGGGCGCATGGCGACCCTGGCGTGGATCGCGCCCTGA
- a CDS encoding DUF4166 domain-containing protein — protein sequence MDRALTSPLFAQLLGPAFAQLPPVLRALHTPSSQSRYVGQAVVQRGQHPLLPLCAWLVRLPRTGPATPVEVVFRADAHGERWERRFGTHAMPSRLWLHRGRLRERLGAVVFEFALRIEGAGIEWRAARAWAFGVLPLPRRWLAGVHCREDQRDGRYAFVIAVTLPWIGPFIRYEGWLAPA from the coding sequence GTGGATCGCGCCCTGACCTCGCCGTTGTTCGCGCAGCTACTGGGGCCGGCGTTCGCGCAGTTGCCGCCGGTGCTGCGCGCGCTGCACACCCCGTCGTCTCAGTCGCGCTATGTCGGTCAGGCGGTGGTGCAGCGCGGCCAGCATCCGCTGCTGCCGCTGTGCGCGTGGCTGGTACGGCTGCCGCGCACCGGGCCGGCGACGCCGGTGGAGGTGGTGTTCCGCGCCGATGCGCACGGCGAGCGCTGGGAGCGCCGCTTCGGCACGCATGCCATGCCCTCGCGGCTGTGGTTGCACCGTGGCCGCCTGCGCGAGCGCCTGGGTGCGGTGGTCTTCGAATTCGCCCTGCGGATCGAGGGCGCCGGCATCGAATGGCGCGCGGCGCGGGCCTGGGCCTTCGGCGTGCTGCCGCTGCCACGGCGCTGGCTGGCCGGCGTGCACTGCCGCGAAGACCAGCGCGACGGCCGCTATGCGTTCGTGATCGCGGTGACCCTGCCGTGGATCGGGCCGTTCATCCGCTACGAGGGCTGGCTTGCGCCGGCCTGA
- a CDS encoding thiol-disulfide oxidoreductase DCC family protein: protein MRRPEPPPVATPTAPEDAAIVVFDGVCALCSRWVRFLLRHDRRGRYRFAAMQSPRGSALLREHGLDPADPLSFLLLTRHGALTDSDAAIAVIAGLGGVWRSVAVLRLLPRRWRDAGYRVLARNRHRWFGTTAQCFLPEPAQRSRFLD, encoded by the coding sequence TTGCGCCGGCCTGAGCCGCCGCCGGTCGCGACGCCCACGGCGCCGGAGGACGCGGCCATCGTCGTGTTCGACGGGGTGTGTGCGCTGTGCAGCCGCTGGGTGCGGTTCCTGCTGCGCCATGACCGCCGCGGTCGTTACCGCTTTGCGGCGATGCAGTCGCCGCGCGGCAGCGCCTTGTTGCGCGAACACGGGCTGGATCCGGCCGATCCGCTGTCGTTCCTGCTGCTGACCCGGCATGGCGCATTGACCGATTCGGACGCGGCGATCGCGGTGATTGCCGGGCTCGGTGGGGTGTGGCGCAGCGTCGCGGTGCTGCGCCTGCTGCCGCGGCGCTGGCGCGACGCCGGCTATCGGGTGCTGGCGCGCAATCGTCATCGCTGGTTCGGCACCACCGCGCAGTGTTTCCTGCCGGAGCCGGCGCAGCGGTCGCGGTTTCTGGACTGA
- a CDS encoding methyl-accepting chemotaxis protein, with protein sequence MPSPSAALRPTSPSWLRPHSALLALALAHVLVLLALAGYAVHVGRATGPTGSALPRLLPALLGAAAVAATLAWAGRRSAPRSLERATQALQALGEGRFEQRVDLTGDAAEVALLRAVQHAQQALAARQVQTEAELQHGRFVIQALDDLDTMVRIADDDGRVHFANRKLLQMLRTIEPDVQRFRPEFRAEQFVGGSIGDIYPDSQAAIDRMRALTGSKRVRAPFFGRQIDFVYSPINGADGRRLGTIAQWEEVTAQVAAEQALATVIEAAARGDFSQRIDTAAMDGVLKSLAEGVNRIADAVERNLAELAGALTALAEGDLTHRVDGQAQGVFARLRDDTNRTVAKLTEIIVGIQDAAETIRRAASEIAAGNTDLSDRTEQQAASLEETASSMEELTSAVKQNADNAQQANGLVQNTGEVARSGGQVMDEVVATMRAISASSQRIGEIIGVIDGIAFQTNILALNAAVEAARAGEQGRGFAVVAAEVRSLAQRSADAAKEIKDLIEASTRTVGEGAALVNRAGATMHEIVGSVQRVTGLIGEISAASGEQSSGIEQVNRTVAQLDEVTQRNAALVEEATAAARSMEEQAGGLAAAVGVFRLDSGRAGGTDGKVVPFARGSG encoded by the coding sequence ATGCCCTCGCCATCTGCCGCTCTCCGCCCGACCTCCCCTTCCTGGCTGCGCCCGCATTCGGCGCTGCTCGCCCTCGCCCTCGCCCATGTGCTGGTGCTGCTGGCGCTGGCCGGCTATGCCGTACATGTGGGTCGCGCGACCGGGCCCACCGGCTCGGCGCTACCGCGCTTGCTGCCAGCACTGCTGGGTGCCGCAGCCGTGGCGGCGACGCTGGCCTGGGCCGGCAGACGCAGCGCGCCGCGCTCGCTGGAGCGGGCCACGCAGGCGCTGCAGGCGCTCGGCGAAGGCCGCTTCGAGCAGCGCGTGGACCTGACCGGCGACGCCGCCGAGGTGGCGCTGTTGCGCGCGGTGCAGCACGCGCAGCAGGCGCTGGCCGCGCGCCAGGTGCAGACCGAAGCGGAACTGCAGCATGGCCGCTTCGTCATCCAGGCGCTGGACGATCTCGACACCATGGTGCGCATCGCCGACGACGATGGCCGCGTGCATTTCGCCAACCGCAAGCTGCTGCAGATGCTGCGCACCATCGAGCCGGACGTGCAGCGCTTCCGCCCGGAATTTCGTGCCGAACAGTTCGTCGGCGGCAGCATCGGCGACATCTACCCGGACAGTCAGGCGGCGATCGACCGCATGCGCGCGCTGACCGGCTCCAAGCGCGTACGTGCGCCGTTCTTCGGCCGCCAGATCGATTTCGTGTACAGCCCGATCAACGGCGCCGACGGCCGCCGCCTGGGCACCATCGCGCAATGGGAGGAAGTGACCGCACAGGTCGCCGCCGAACAGGCGCTGGCCACGGTGATCGAGGCCGCCGCGCGTGGCGATTTCAGTCAGCGCATCGACACCGCGGCGATGGACGGGGTGCTCAAGTCGCTGGCCGAAGGCGTCAACCGGATCGCCGACGCGGTGGAGCGCAACCTGGCGGAACTGGCCGGGGCGCTGACGGCGCTGGCCGAGGGCGACCTCACCCACCGCGTCGACGGCCAGGCGCAGGGCGTGTTCGCACGGTTGCGCGATGACACCAACCGCACCGTCGCCAAGCTCACCGAGATCATCGTCGGCATCCAGGACGCGGCCGAGACCATCCGCCGCGCCGCCTCCGAGATCGCCGCGGGCAACACCGACCTGTCCGATCGCACCGAACAGCAGGCGGCGAGCCTGGAAGAGACCGCCAGTTCGATGGAGGAACTGACCTCGGCGGTGAAGCAGAACGCCGACAACGCGCAGCAGGCCAACGGCCTGGTGCAGAACACCGGCGAGGTCGCCCGTTCCGGCGGCCAGGTGATGGACGAGGTGGTGGCGACGATGCGCGCGATCAGCGCCTCCTCGCAGCGCATCGGCGAGATCATCGGCGTGATCGACGGGATCGCCTTCCAGACCAACATCCTGGCGCTCAACGCCGCGGTGGAGGCGGCGCGCGCCGGCGAACAGGGCCGCGGCTTCGCCGTGGTCGCCGCGGAAGTGCGCTCGCTGGCGCAGCGCTCGGCCGATGCGGCCAAGGAGATCAAGGACCTGATCGAGGCATCGACGCGCACCGTCGGCGAAGGCGCGGCGCTGGTCAACCGCGCCGGCGCCACCATGCACGAGATCGTCGGCTCGGTGCAGCGCGTGACCGGCCTGATCGGCGAGATCAGCGCCGCCAGCGGCGAGCAGTCCAGCGGCATCGAACAGGTCAACCGCACCGTGGCGCAGCTGGACGAAGTGACCCAGCGCAACGCCGCCCTGGTCGAGGAAGCCACCGCCGCCGCGCGCAGCATGGAGGAACAGGCTGGCGGCCTGGCCGCCGCGGTCGGCGTGTTCCGCCTCGACAGCGGCCGCGCCGGCGGTACCGACGGCAAGGTGGTGCCGTTCGCGCGCGGCAGCGGCTGA
- a CDS encoding membrane-bound PQQ-dependent dehydrogenase, glucose/quinate/shikimate family, with protein sequence MFAGYAVLIAVIGVALAVMGGQLVAVGGSWYYLLAGVALAVSGLLLALGRRVGLWLFGVTLAATIAWALAEVGLDGWALIPRLAMISVLGLLLLPFWKVARWRLAPVSGIGYLLVAGVLPVLGAALVFAPLLFPRTVELADPSLAAQRPQAAFSRATVNSPDGNVAGNHDAGNWTAYAGSNLSNHYSPGAQITPDNVKDLKVAWEFHTGDLKPAGSKLGYAFQNTPLKVGDLVYICTPTQKVIAVEATTGKERWRFDPQTNPKAMAGVAATTCRGVSYFEAPTPVAECAKRIFWPMVDGRLGALDALTGKLCDSFGTHGYVDLNKDTGNTKPGFVGPTSPPVVMRGVVIQPTGQIRDGQERDAPSGVVRAFDAISGQLRWAWDLGNPAIDAAPPAGQTYTRSTPNVWSLMAADDQLGLVYLPTGNASGDFFGKQRTPQEEEYTASLVALDAATGKERWHFRTINHDLWDYDIGPQPNLVDFPVPGGGTRPAVIQATKSGQVFVLDRETGAPIMPVQQLPVPQGTDHGDWTAKTQPVSPGMPNTVGAPSKDYETLVESDAWGITPFDQLVCRIQFKRLRYEGMFTPPSLGGSLAFTGNHGGINWGGVSVDLQRGIMVMNSNRLPYTEHVYPRQEMQALGVVSVFNGKSKTPGYMAQEGLPYGARKEPWMSPLNTPCVAPPWGYISGVDLRTQQVIWRRPLGTGYDQGPMGIPSKMKFELGTPNNSGSLATAGGVTFIGAALDDFLRGYDTQTGKLLWEVRVPAGPQAAPLSYTVGGKQYIVAAIGGHDRMDTKAGDSVIAWTLPDAATPAK encoded by the coding sequence CTGTTCGCCGGCTACGCCGTCCTCATCGCCGTGATCGGCGTCGCGCTCGCCGTCATGGGCGGGCAACTCGTCGCCGTCGGCGGCTCCTGGTACTACCTGCTCGCCGGCGTGGCACTCGCCGTGTCCGGCTTGCTGCTCGCGCTCGGCCGCCGCGTCGGCCTGTGGCTGTTCGGCGTGACCCTGGCCGCGACCATCGCCTGGGCCCTGGCCGAGGTCGGCCTGGACGGCTGGGCGCTGATCCCGCGCCTGGCGATGATCTCGGTGCTCGGCCTGCTGCTGTTGCCGTTCTGGAAGGTCGCACGCTGGCGTCTGGCGCCCGTCTCCGGCATCGGCTATCTGCTGGTCGCCGGCGTGCTGCCGGTGCTGGGCGCGGCCCTGGTGTTCGCGCCGCTGCTGTTCCCGCGCACGGTGGAACTGGCCGATCCCAGCCTCGCCGCGCAGCGCCCGCAGGCCGCCTTCAGCCGCGCCACGGTGAACAGCCCCGATGGCAACGTCGCCGGCAACCACGATGCGGGCAACTGGACCGCCTATGCCGGGTCCAACCTGTCCAACCACTACAGCCCCGGCGCACAGATCACTCCGGACAACGTCAAGGATCTGAAGGTCGCCTGGGAATTCCACACCGGCGACCTCAAGCCGGCCGGCTCCAAGCTCGGCTATGCGTTCCAGAACACCCCGCTGAAGGTCGGCGACCTGGTCTACATCTGCACGCCCACGCAGAAGGTGATCGCGGTCGAGGCCACCACCGGCAAGGAGCGCTGGCGCTTCGATCCGCAGACCAATCCGAAGGCCATGGCCGGCGTCGCCGCCACCACCTGCCGCGGCGTGTCCTATTTCGAAGCGCCCACCCCGGTCGCCGAATGCGCCAAGCGCATCTTCTGGCCGATGGTGGATGGCCGCCTGGGCGCGCTCGACGCACTCACCGGCAAGCTGTGCGACAGCTTCGGCACGCACGGCTATGTCGACCTGAACAAGGACACCGGCAACACCAAGCCCGGCTTCGTCGGCCCCACCTCGCCGCCGGTGGTGATGCGCGGCGTGGTGATCCAGCCCACCGGGCAGATCCGCGACGGCCAGGAACGCGACGCGCCGTCCGGCGTGGTGCGCGCTTTCGACGCGATCAGCGGGCAGCTGCGCTGGGCCTGGGACCTCGGCAATCCGGCAATCGACGCGGCCCCACCGGCCGGCCAGACCTACACTCGCTCGACCCCGAACGTGTGGTCGCTGATGGCCGCCGACGACCAGTTGGGCCTGGTCTATCTGCCCACCGGCAACGCCTCCGGCGATTTCTTCGGCAAGCAGCGCACGCCGCAGGAAGAGGAGTACACCGCCTCGCTGGTCGCGCTGGATGCGGCCACCGGCAAGGAGCGTTGGCACTTCCGCACCATCAACCACGACCTGTGGGACTACGACATCGGCCCGCAGCCGAACCTGGTGGATTTCCCGGTGCCCGGCGGCGGCACCCGCCCGGCGGTGATCCAGGCCACCAAGTCCGGCCAGGTGTTCGTGCTCGACCGCGAGACCGGCGCGCCGATCATGCCGGTGCAGCAGCTCCCGGTGCCGCAGGGCACCGACCACGGCGACTGGACCGCCAAGACCCAGCCGGTGTCGCCGGGTATGCCCAACACCGTCGGCGCGCCGAGCAAGGACTACGAGACCCTCGTCGAATCCGACGCCTGGGGCATCACCCCGTTCGACCAACTGGTGTGCCGCATCCAGTTCAAGCGGCTGCGCTACGAGGGCATGTTCACCCCGCCCAGCCTGGGCGGCTCGCTGGCCTTCACCGGCAACCACGGCGGCATCAACTGGGGCGGCGTGTCGGTGGACCTGCAGCGCGGCATCATGGTGATGAACAGCAATCGCCTGCCCTACACCGAACACGTGTATCCGCGCCAGGAAATGCAGGCGCTGGGCGTGGTGTCGGTGTTCAACGGCAAGAGCAAGACGCCCGGCTACATGGCCCAGGAAGGCCTGCCGTACGGCGCACGCAAGGAGCCGTGGATGTCGCCGCTGAACACTCCGTGCGTGGCGCCGCCGTGGGGCTATATCTCCGGCGTGGACCTGCGCACCCAGCAGGTGATCTGGCGGCGTCCGCTGGGCACCGGCTACGACCAGGGCCCGATGGGCATTCCGTCGAAGATGAAGTTCGAGCTGGGCACGCCCAACAACAGCGGCTCGCTGGCCACTGCCGGCGGCGTGACCTTCATCGGCGCGGCGCTGGACGACTTCCTGCGCGGCTACGACACCCAGACCGGCAAGCTGCTGTGGGAAGTGCGCGTGCCGGCCGGTCCGCAGGCCGCGCCGCTGAGCTACACCGTCGGTGGCAAGCAGTACATCGTCGCCGCGATCGGCGGCCACGACCGCATGGACACCAAGGCCGGCGACAGCGTGATCGCCTGGACCCTGCCCGACGCGGCGACGCCGGCGAAGTAA
- the otsA gene encoding alpha,alpha-trehalose-phosphate synthase (UDP-forming), with the protein MSRLVVVSNRVALPGENRAGGLAVGLLAALKERGGVWFGWSGKTVRGDSGAMHEQTQGDIRFVTMDLNRADLDAYYNGFANRTLWPLLHFRLDLVDYDRATREGYRRVNAMFADKLAPMLREDDTVWIHDYHLIPLASLLRERGIGCRIGFFLHVPFPSADLIQALPDHARLFSGFYAYDLIGFQTRRDVDRFQAYVRLFGGGKVIKDGVLEAPGGRRFRAAMFPIGIDTNLIAQQARAAVSKPAVRDLRNSLRDRQLAIGVDRLDYSKGLPERFLGFERYLERHADQRGSLTYLQIAPVSRGDVTEYKQLRNQLEQIAGHINGGHAEPDWTPLRYVNRNFTHATLTGFYRAAQVGLVTPLRDGMNLVAKEYVAAQDPENPGVLVLSLLAGAADELKEALLVNPHDLDGVADAIATGASLPKAKRIERWQAMMDHLRKHDINAWRQRYLQALESLR; encoded by the coding sequence ATGAGCAGATTGGTGGTGGTATCCAACCGTGTGGCCTTGCCCGGCGAGAACCGTGCCGGCGGCTTGGCGGTGGGCTTGCTGGCGGCGCTGAAGGAGCGCGGCGGCGTGTGGTTCGGCTGGAGCGGCAAGACCGTGCGCGGCGACAGCGGCGCCATGCACGAGCAGACCCAGGGCGACATCCGCTTCGTCACCATGGACCTGAATCGCGCCGACCTGGACGCGTACTACAACGGCTTCGCCAACCGCACGCTGTGGCCGCTGCTGCACTTCCGCCTGGACCTGGTCGACTACGACCGCGCCACGCGCGAAGGCTACCGCCGGGTCAACGCCATGTTCGCCGACAAGCTCGCGCCGATGCTGCGCGAGGACGACACGGTGTGGATCCACGACTATCACCTGATTCCGCTGGCCTCGCTGCTGCGCGAACGCGGCATCGGCTGCCGCATCGGGTTCTTCCTGCACGTGCCGTTCCCTTCGGCCGACCTGATCCAGGCGCTGCCGGACCACGCACGGCTGTTCTCCGGCTTCTACGCCTACGACCTGATCGGCTTCCAGACCCGCCGCGACGTCGACCGTTTCCAGGCCTACGTGCGCCTGTTCGGCGGCGGCAAGGTGATCAAGGACGGCGTGCTGGAAGCCCCGGGCGGCCGCCGCTTCCGCGCCGCGATGTTCCCGATCGGCATCGACACCAACCTGATCGCGCAGCAGGCGCGCGCGGCAGTGAGCAAGCCGGCGGTACGCGATTTGCGCAACAGTCTGCGCGATCGCCAGCTGGCGATCGGCGTGGACCGGCTGGACTACTCCAAGGGCCTGCCGGAACGTTTCCTCGGCTTCGAACGCTACCTGGAACGGCATGCCGACCAGCGCGGCAGCCTCACCTACCTGCAGATCGCCCCGGTCTCGCGCGGCGACGTCACCGAATACAAGCAGCTGCGCAACCAGCTCGAACAGATCGCCGGGCACATCAACGGCGGGCATGCCGAGCCGGACTGGACCCCGCTGCGCTACGTCAACCGCAACTTCACCCACGCCACCCTGACCGGCTTCTACCGCGCCGCGCAGGTCGGCCTGGTGACGCCGCTGCGCGACGGCATGAACCTGGTGGCCAAGGAGTACGTGGCCGCACAGGATCCGGAGAATCCCGGCGTGCTGGTGCTGTCGCTGCTGGCCGGCGCCGCCGACGAACTGAAGGAAGCGCTGCTGGTCAATCCGCACGACCTGGACGGCGTCGCCGACGCCATCGCCACCGGCGCCTCGTTGCCCAAGGCCAAGCGCATCGAACGTTGGCAGGCGATGATGGACCACCTGCGCAAGCACGACATCAATGCCTGGCGCCAGCGCTATCTGCAGGCGCTGGAAAGCCTGCGTTAG